In a single window of the Streptomyces cinnabarinus genome:
- a CDS encoding AAA family ATPase encodes MPLWPVYTGTNEPHDGIAELPPPPPWRAFDGGPPLPSPDTTTDAAAVSPDRTHRAATYRATEETVQLVNAALYLRRPLLVTGPPGTGKSSLVYAVARELRLGPVLRWNITSRSTLHDGLYQYDPLSRLYAARHTTAPADSGIEDHLRLGPLGTALLPYERPRALLIDEIDKSDLDLPNDLLNVLEEGQYEVPELIRGARDTPVAEVLVHGTDQRVPVERGRVRCQAFPFVVLTSNGEREFPPAFLRRCVTLRLRQPDDARLADIVRAHFDEEPDAYAQSLISRFLSRVGGGDLATDQLLNAIYLARSAELGADSLDELAERLMPYLGEAQHTDAF; translated from the coding sequence ATGCCCCTGTGGCCCGTCTACACCGGCACCAACGAGCCGCACGACGGCATCGCCGAGCTGCCGCCGCCCCCGCCCTGGCGGGCCTTCGACGGCGGGCCGCCGCTCCCCTCGCCGGACACGACCACCGACGCCGCCGCCGTCTCCCCGGACCGCACGCACCGCGCCGCGACCTACCGGGCCACCGAGGAGACGGTCCAGCTCGTCAACGCCGCCCTCTACCTGCGCCGCCCGCTGCTCGTCACCGGCCCGCCCGGCACCGGCAAGTCCTCCCTGGTCTACGCCGTCGCCCGCGAACTGCGCCTCGGCCCGGTCCTGCGCTGGAACATCACCAGCCGTTCCACCCTGCACGACGGCCTCTATCAGTACGACCCGCTCTCCCGCCTCTACGCGGCCCGGCACACCACCGCCCCCGCCGACTCCGGCATCGAGGACCATCTGCGCCTCGGCCCCCTCGGGACCGCCCTGCTGCCCTACGAACGTCCCCGCGCCCTGCTCATCGACGAGATCGACAAGAGCGACCTGGACCTGCCCAACGACCTGCTGAACGTGCTGGAGGAGGGCCAGTACGAGGTCCCCGAGCTGATCCGCGGCGCCCGGGACACGCCCGTCGCCGAGGTGCTGGTCCACGGCACCGACCAGCGGGTCCCGGTGGAGCGCGGCCGGGTGCGCTGCCAGGCGTTCCCGTTCGTCGTGCTCACCAGCAACGGCGAGCGCGAGTTCCCGCCCGCCTTCCTGCGCCGCTGTGTCACGCTGCGGCTGCGCCAGCCCGACGACGCCCGGCTCGCCGACATCGTCCGCGCCCACTTCGACGAGGAGCCCGACGCCTACGCGCAGAGCCTGATCAGCCGGTTCCTGTCCAGGGTCGGCGGCGGCGACCTGGCCACCGACCAGCTCCTGAACGCCATCTACCTGGCCCGCTCCGCCGAGCTCGGCGCCGACTCCCTCGACGAACTCGCCGAGCGGCTCATGCCCTACCTCGGGGAGGCCCAGCACACCGATGCCTTCTGA